The following proteins come from a genomic window of Enterobacter chengduensis:
- a CDS encoding GNAT family N-acetyltransferase, translating to MNTSLQVKILTGETILAHLDALAGILENCVNGGASVSFMLPYSLDKARIFWRGIAQSAARGERLVLACFDDRDGVIGTVQLITDQPENQPHRADVAKLLVHKKARRKGAAMALMEALEAEARAREISVLVLDTATGSGAETFYQRAGWQKVGEIPRYALMPDGAMTATSLFYKFL from the coding sequence ATGAATACCTCACTGCAAGTCAAAATCCTCACCGGGGAAACAATCCTTGCGCACCTGGACGCGCTGGCCGGGATCCTCGAAAACTGCGTAAACGGCGGGGCATCCGTCAGCTTTATGCTCCCTTATAGCCTCGATAAGGCCCGTATTTTCTGGCGCGGCATTGCTCAAAGCGCAGCGCGAGGCGAGCGTCTCGTGCTTGCCTGTTTTGACGATCGGGACGGCGTCATCGGAACGGTGCAGCTGATCACGGACCAGCCGGAAAACCAGCCGCACAGGGCCGATGTGGCAAAGCTTTTGGTTCACAAGAAAGCGCGTCGGAAAGGGGCCGCGATGGCACTGATGGAAGCGCTGGAGGCTGAGGCCAGGGCTAGAGAGATTTCCGTTCTGGTGCTCGATACCGCTACAGGCAGCGGCGCTGAGACGTTCTATCAGCGAGCCGGCTGGCAAAAGGTGGGTGAGATCCCTCGCTATGCCCTGATGCCGGACGGCGCCATGACGGCCACGTCACTCTTTTATAAGTTCTTATAA
- a CDS encoding tagaturonate reductase, giving the protein MNTLNRHDFPGAQYPERIIQFGEGNFLRAFIDWQIDLLNEHTDLNAGVVVVRPIKSDFPPSLSTQDGLYTTIIRGLNEQGEAVSDARLIRSVNREISVYDDYDAFLALAHNPDMRFVFSNTTEAGISYHAGDRFDDAPAVSYPAKLTRLLFERFSYFKGATDKGWIIIPCELIDYNGEALRELVLRYAQEWALPAAFIQWLNQANTFCSTLVDRIVTGYPRDEAATLEAELGYHDGFLDTAEHFYLFVIQGPASLAQELRLDRYPLNVLIVDDIKPYKARKVAILNGAHTALVPVAFQAGLDTVGEAMNDAEICAFVEKAIYQEIIPVLDLPRDELESFARAVTGRFRNPYIRHQLLSIALNGMTKYRTRLLPQLLAGQEATGRLPARLTFALAALIAFYRAERNGESYPVQDDAFWLERYQQLWAQHRDQQLTTRDLVQAVLSVSEHWEQDLTQVAGLVDQVTLDLDAILLKGMRAAVKPLC; this is encoded by the coding sequence GTGAACACGCTCAACCGTCATGATTTTCCCGGTGCTCAATACCCCGAACGCATCATTCAGTTTGGTGAAGGCAATTTCCTGCGCGCCTTCATCGACTGGCAAATCGACCTGCTCAACGAACATACCGACCTGAACGCTGGCGTGGTTGTCGTCCGTCCTATCAAGAGCGACTTTCCGCCGTCGCTAAGTACGCAGGACGGGTTGTACACGACGATTATTCGTGGCCTGAACGAGCAGGGTGAGGCGGTGAGTGACGCCCGCCTTATCCGCTCCGTGAACCGGGAAATCAGCGTTTATGACGACTATGACGCATTTCTGGCGCTGGCCCACAATCCGGATATGCGCTTTGTGTTCTCGAACACCACCGAAGCGGGCATCAGCTATCACGCGGGTGACAGATTCGACGATGCGCCAGCGGTGAGCTATCCGGCGAAGCTGACGCGACTGCTGTTTGAGCGCTTTAGCTACTTCAAGGGAGCGACAGACAAAGGCTGGATCATCATTCCGTGCGAACTGATTGACTATAACGGCGAGGCCCTGCGCGAGCTGGTCTTACGCTATGCGCAGGAGTGGGCGTTACCCGCCGCTTTCATCCAGTGGCTTAATCAGGCAAACACGTTCTGCTCAACGCTGGTTGACCGTATCGTAACCGGTTACCCGCGCGACGAAGCGGCTACGCTGGAAGCCGAGCTGGGTTATCACGATGGGTTCCTGGACACGGCGGAACACTTCTATCTGTTCGTTATCCAGGGGCCAGCCTCTCTCGCTCAGGAACTTCGTCTCGATCGGTATCCGTTAAATGTGCTGATTGTCGACGACATCAAGCCCTACAAGGCGCGCAAGGTCGCCATCCTGAACGGTGCTCACACGGCGCTGGTGCCGGTGGCTTTCCAGGCGGGTCTGGATACGGTGGGCGAGGCGATGAACGATGCGGAGATTTGCGCGTTTGTCGAAAAAGCGATTTATCAGGAGATTATTCCGGTCCTCGATCTGCCGCGCGACGAGCTGGAATCTTTTGCCCGTGCGGTAACAGGGCGTTTTCGCAATCCCTACATCAGACACCAGCTGCTGTCCATTGCGCTCAACGGCATGACTAAATACCGTACCCGCCTCCTGCCACAGCTGCTGGCGGGGCAGGAGGCAACCGGACGCTTACCTGCGCGCCTGACCTTTGCCCTGGCGGCGCTCATCGCGTTTTATCGCGCGGAGCGTAACGGGGAGAGCTATCCGGTGCAGGATGATGCATTCTGGCTGGAACGTTATCAGCAGCTTTGGGCGCAGCACCGGGACCAGCAGTTGACCACGCGTGATCTGGTGCAGGCTGTACTGAGCGTGAGCGAGCACTGGGAACAGGATCTGACGCAGGTGGCCGGACTTGTCGACCAGGTCACGCTGGATCTCGATGCCATTCTGCTGAAGGGGATGCGCGCAGCGGTGAAACCGCTTTGCTAA
- a CDS encoding bestrophin family protein, producing MIVRPKQHWLQLIFVWHGSVLPKIYTRLLLNFLLSIAVILMLPWYTSLGIKFTVAPFSILGVAIAIFLGFRNNACYARYVEARLLWGQLMIAARSLFREVKNTLPDDKHLGEFVRLQIAFANCLRMTLRRELTAGQLSRYLAADDLRNVMAASSPANRILLIMGEWLAVRRRNGQLSDILFHSLNNRLNDMSIVLSGCERIATTPVPFAYTLILHRTVYLFCIMLPFALVVDLHYMTPFVSALISYTFISLDTLAEELEDPFGTEDNDLPLDAICNNMERDLLQMNDEESIPERLMPDKHYQLT from the coding sequence ATGATTGTTCGTCCTAAACAGCACTGGCTCCAACTGATTTTTGTCTGGCACGGTTCGGTACTTCCTAAAATCTATACCCGACTGTTGCTCAACTTCCTGCTCTCTATCGCCGTAATCCTGATGCTGCCCTGGTATACCTCGCTGGGCATCAAATTTACCGTGGCGCCATTCAGCATTCTCGGCGTGGCGATTGCCATCTTTTTGGGTTTCAGGAACAACGCCTGCTATGCACGCTACGTTGAGGCTCGCCTGCTCTGGGGGCAGTTGATGATAGCGGCCCGCTCGCTGTTTCGCGAGGTAAAAAACACCTTGCCCGACGATAAGCACCTTGGCGAATTCGTCCGTCTGCAAATTGCTTTTGCCAACTGCCTGCGCATGACCCTGCGCCGTGAGCTGACCGCCGGGCAGCTTTCTCGCTATCTTGCTGCGGATGATTTACGTAACGTAATGGCCGCCAGCTCACCGGCCAACCGTATTTTGCTGATCATGGGTGAGTGGCTGGCCGTGCGGCGGCGTAATGGGCAGCTTTCGGACATCCTGTTCCATAGCCTGAACAACCGTCTGAACGATATGTCCATCGTCCTTTCCGGATGCGAACGCATTGCGACAACGCCGGTGCCGTTTGCCTATACGCTGATTTTGCACCGCACGGTGTATCTGTTCTGCATCATGCTGCCGTTCGCGCTGGTTGTGGACCTGCATTACATGACGCCGTTTGTCTCCGCGTTGATCTCCTATACCTTTATCTCGCTGGACACCCTGGCGGAAGAGCTGGAAGACCCGTTTGGCACGGAAGATAACGATCTGCCGCTGGACGCTATCTGCAACAATATGGAACGCGATCTGCTGCAGATGAACGACGAAGAGAGCATTCCGGAAAGGCTGATGCCGGATAAGCACTATCAGCTGACCTGA
- a CDS encoding GNAT family N-acetyltransferase, translating into MTIPTLTTERLLLKPLVAEDAIQIQKLYPRWEIVRYMVSSVPWPYPDNGAENYVNNVALPDMAKGIAWFWSIRRREVPDELMGIICLYDVEDNNRGFWLAPEFQGKGYMREASIAATDYWFNTLHKPVLRAPKAAANGRSRRISDSSGMRLIRTEKKAYVSGMLDSELWEITRDEWNARQVS; encoded by the coding sequence ATGACAATTCCGACGTTGACGACAGAACGCCTGCTGCTAAAACCGCTGGTTGCCGAAGATGCTATCCAGATACAGAAGCTGTATCCACGCTGGGAGATCGTGCGTTATATGGTCTCTTCCGTGCCCTGGCCCTACCCGGATAACGGCGCGGAAAACTATGTTAACAACGTGGCGCTACCGGATATGGCGAAAGGGATTGCCTGGTTCTGGAGCATCCGACGACGCGAGGTACCGGATGAACTGATGGGCATTATTTGCCTGTACGACGTCGAGGACAACAACCGTGGTTTCTGGCTCGCGCCGGAGTTCCAGGGCAAAGGATATATGCGCGAGGCCAGCATTGCGGCGACGGATTACTGGTTCAATACGCTACATAAACCCGTATTACGTGCGCCGAAGGCAGCCGCCAACGGCCGCTCGCGTCGTATTTCAGACAGCAGCGGCATGCGGCTCATCAGGACGGAGAAGAAAGCCTACGTCAGCGGCATGCTGGATTCCGAACTGTGGGAGATCACCCGCGACGAGTGGAACGCCCGTCAGGTCAGCTGA
- a CDS encoding GNAT family N-acetyltransferase, translating to MAITVRPLREDDYLQWRPLWDGYTHFYDCYLEESVTASTWERALSAQSSMFCRVVEKDEKVIGFAMCVLHEGTWSTAPICYLEDLFVDAAERGAGAGKALIDALIEEGKREGWSKLYWVTRENNPARKLYDKYGEADDYVRYRLSL from the coding sequence ATGGCAATTACGGTAAGACCGCTGCGTGAAGACGATTACCTCCAATGGCGACCGCTGTGGGACGGCTATACCCATTTTTATGATTGCTACCTTGAGGAATCCGTCACCGCATCAACGTGGGAAAGGGCGCTCTCAGCGCAATCGTCGATGTTCTGCCGCGTGGTGGAGAAGGACGAAAAGGTCATCGGTTTCGCCATGTGCGTTCTGCACGAAGGCACCTGGTCAACGGCCCCCATCTGCTACCTGGAAGATCTGTTTGTTGATGCTGCCGAACGCGGGGCGGGTGCCGGTAAGGCGCTCATCGACGCTTTGATTGAGGAGGGCAAGCGCGAAGGGTGGTCGAAACTGTACTGGGTCACCCGGGAGAACAATCCGGCGCGTAAACTTTATGACAAATATGGTGAAGCCGACGATTACGTCCGCTATCGCCTCTCCCTTTAA
- a CDS encoding response regulator, with translation MEHIDHILIVDDDRDIRELIVDYLGKSGYRATGAANGKEMRVVLDKQHIDLVVLDVMMPGDDGLTLCRQLRSGKHKDLPILMLTARNEETDRILGLEMGADDYVVKPFVARELLARIKAILRRFRTMPPNLQVTEAGRLVTFGEWQLDTVARHLIDPEGMIVALSGAEYRLLRVFLDHPQRVLTRDQLLNLTQGRDAELFERSIDLLVSRVRQRLNEDARTPAYIKTVRSEGYVFTMAVTIKEAHE, from the coding sequence GTGGAGCATATTGATCATATCCTTATCGTCGATGACGACCGGGATATCCGTGAACTGATCGTCGATTATCTCGGCAAGTCTGGTTATCGCGCGACGGGGGCGGCCAACGGCAAAGAGATGCGCGTCGTGCTGGATAAACAGCATATCGACCTGGTGGTGCTGGACGTCATGATGCCCGGTGATGACGGTCTTACGCTATGTCGGCAGCTGCGCAGCGGCAAACATAAAGATCTGCCTATTCTGATGCTGACGGCGCGCAATGAGGAGACGGACAGGATCCTGGGGCTGGAGATGGGAGCCGATGACTACGTGGTGAAGCCATTTGTTGCGCGCGAGCTGCTGGCGCGTATCAAAGCGATTTTACGCCGTTTTCGTACAATGCCGCCCAATCTACAGGTGACCGAAGCAGGGCGGCTGGTGACGTTTGGTGAATGGCAACTCGATACCGTCGCCCGGCACTTAATCGATCCGGAAGGGATGATTGTCGCGCTAAGCGGGGCGGAATATCGCCTGCTGCGCGTTTTCCTCGATCATCCTCAGCGGGTGCTGACCCGCGATCAGCTGCTCAACCTGACGCAGGGGCGCGACGCCGAGCTGTTTGAACGTTCTATCGACCTGCTGGTTAGCCGGGTTCGCCAGCGCCTGAATGAAGATGCCCGCACGCCCGCCTACATCAAAACCGTGCGCAGCGAAGGCTACGTTTTTACCATGGCGGTCACGATTAAAGAGGCTCACGAATGA
- a CDS encoding ATP-binding protein has protein sequence MRFWPRSLLARLLIVVLPGLLLANALSLTLVMIERMHSARSVMLGNLENDVATSVAILDRLPASERAAWLPRLERGNYRYILGSGEPGPAPTDTRSQDAIRTLKATLAAEYPLSFTAVPGAVSHIQAHLTLRDGSPLTIDLIPRMPPVASWLPVVLILQLLLLAACAWFAVRQVVRPFSQFTRAVDSLEPGATTPMAEKGPLEVKRAAHAFNAMQARIQSYLKERAQILASISHDLQTPITRMKLRVEMTEQPELRDKLLNDLDNMSRLVREGIAYARSSESLEETTLKLELNAWVNSIASDYQDIGKNVQFQAGEVRLPIVTRPQALRRVMTNLLDNALKFGEYAVITLDASSAAQVIIHITDGGPGIPEAELEAVLQPFYRVETSRNRDTGGTGLGLAIAAQLTAQLDGKLHLANRAGGGLDVSITLPRR, from the coding sequence ATGAGGTTTTGGCCGCGTTCTCTGCTGGCCCGTTTGCTGATCGTCGTGCTGCCCGGCCTGCTGCTGGCTAACGCCCTGAGCCTGACGCTGGTCATGATTGAACGCATGCACAGCGCCCGCTCGGTGATGCTCGGTAATCTGGAAAACGACGTCGCAACCAGCGTCGCCATTTTAGACCGGCTACCGGCCAGCGAACGCGCCGCCTGGCTGCCGCGGCTGGAACGGGGTAACTATCGTTATATTCTGGGCTCAGGTGAGCCCGGCCCGGCGCCGACGGATACGCGTTCGCAGGATGCTATCCGTACCTTAAAAGCGACGCTTGCGGCAGAGTATCCGCTCAGCTTCACCGCCGTTCCCGGCGCCGTTTCCCACATCCAGGCGCATCTTACGCTACGCGATGGCTCGCCGCTGACCATTGACCTCATCCCGCGCATGCCGCCGGTCGCCAGCTGGCTGCCCGTGGTGCTCATCCTGCAGCTGCTGCTGCTCGCGGCATGCGCCTGGTTTGCCGTGCGCCAGGTCGTGCGGCCTTTTTCACAGTTTACCCGTGCGGTTGACTCCCTCGAACCGGGAGCCACCACGCCAATGGCAGAGAAAGGGCCGCTGGAAGTTAAGCGGGCAGCCCATGCGTTCAACGCCATGCAGGCACGCATTCAGTCTTACCTTAAGGAGCGGGCGCAGATCCTGGCCTCCATTTCCCACGACCTCCAGACGCCAATTACCCGCATGAAGCTGCGGGTCGAAATGACGGAACAGCCTGAACTGCGCGACAAGCTCCTGAACGACCTTGATAACATGTCGCGCCTGGTGCGGGAGGGCATTGCGTATGCCCGGTCATCAGAATCCCTGGAAGAGACGACCCTGAAGCTGGAGCTGAACGCATGGGTCAACAGCATCGCCAGCGATTATCAGGACATCGGTAAAAACGTGCAGTTTCAGGCAGGCGAAGTCCGCTTACCGATTGTTACCCGCCCGCAGGCCCTTCGCCGGGTGATGACCAACCTGCTGGATAACGCCCTGAAGTTCGGGGAGTATGCCGTCATTACCCTTGATGCGTCATCTGCCGCACAGGTGATTATTCACATTACGGACGGCGGACCGGGGATCCCCGAGGCCGAGCTTGAGGCGGTATTGCAGCCGTTTTATCGGGTTGAAACATCGCGCAACCGCGATACCGGCGGAACCGGCCTCGGCCTTGCCATTGCCGCGCAGCTCACCGCTCAGCTGGACGGGAAGCTCCACCTGGCGAACCGGGCCGGAGGCGGGCTTGACGTATCCATTACGCTACCGCGCCGCTAG
- a CDS encoding cytochrome c biogenesis protein/redoxin, with protein MFLVIAFLGGMISLLSPCTLPVIPLLFAGFQGQRRHILALLAGMIVMFTLVAMVVTVASAWIAEATLVGRWVALVILGVAALALISPSFAQRIAGPAVSAGNMLNTRSGRTRGMASAFLAGLAVGLLWSPCAGPILGAIFSINIAGHSAIATGALLAAYGSGCALMLGLLVSGGRRLMAPLRAKSALMAKLRQGAGVVMLAAVVLNATGMTSLLRGANGIAERLETRLLTLVKPTNVPVKLQPVVMTKPSSQLPSLSGGTGWINGDPVTSESLRGKVVLIDFWTWDCINCQHTLPHVRDWAAKYQPQGLVVIGVHTPEYPWEKPLASVKNAVNKWQLPYRVVTDNNYQIWNAFGNQYWPAHYYFDAKGQLRYTAFGEGDYEQQEKVIQQLLKEARS; from the coding sequence ATGTTTCTGGTAATCGCTTTTCTGGGCGGGATGATAAGCCTGCTCAGTCCATGTACGCTCCCGGTTATCCCGCTTCTGTTCGCCGGTTTTCAGGGGCAGCGACGCCATATTCTGGCCCTGCTTGCGGGGATGATCGTGATGTTCACCCTCGTGGCGATGGTTGTCACCGTCGCCAGCGCATGGATCGCCGAGGCAACCCTCGTCGGACGCTGGGTCGCCCTCGTCATCCTGGGCGTGGCCGCGCTGGCGTTAATTTCTCCGTCATTCGCCCAGCGTATTGCAGGGCCAGCCGTCAGCGCGGGTAATATGCTCAACACCCGAAGCGGCAGAACGCGCGGTATGGCATCGGCTTTTCTGGCCGGGCTTGCGGTCGGGCTACTCTGGTCTCCCTGCGCCGGGCCCATTCTGGGGGCGATATTCAGCATTAATATTGCGGGGCATTCCGCCATTGCGACGGGCGCGCTGTTGGCGGCCTATGGCAGCGGTTGCGCGCTGATGCTGGGCCTGCTCGTTTCAGGAGGCCGCAGGCTGATGGCGCCGTTAAGAGCTAAATCGGCGCTGATGGCAAAGCTGCGGCAGGGGGCGGGCGTGGTGATGCTGGCAGCTGTAGTGCTCAACGCCACAGGGATGACGTCGCTCCTCAGAGGGGCAAACGGCATCGCGGAGCGTCTGGAGACAAGGCTTCTGACGCTGGTGAAACCGACCAACGTGCCGGTGAAGCTCCAGCCGGTCGTGATGACAAAGCCCAGCAGCCAGTTGCCCTCATTGAGCGGGGGAACCGGGTGGATAAACGGTGACCCTGTCACGTCTGAATCCCTGCGAGGGAAGGTGGTGCTGATTGATTTCTGGACCTGGGACTGTATTAACTGCCAGCACACGCTCCCGCATGTGCGAGATTGGGCCGCGAAGTACCAGCCGCAGGGGCTGGTCGTGATTGGGGTTCACACGCCGGAATATCCCTGGGAAAAACCGCTCGCCTCGGTGAAAAACGCGGTCAATAAATGGCAGCTGCCGTATCGGGTGGTGACGGATAACAACTACCAAATCTGGAACGCTTTCGGCAACCAGTACTGGCCAGCGCATTACTATTTCGATGCCAAAGGCCAGCTGCGCTATACCGCATTTGGCGAAGGCGATTATGAGCAGCAGGAAAAGGTTATCCAGCAGCTGCTCAAAGAGGCCCGGTCTTAG
- the tam gene encoding trans-aconitate 2-methyltransferase has protein sequence MADWNPSLYLQYGAERTRPAAELLARVPLDEVSNIADLGCGPGNSTALLKHRWPSAQITGVDNSPAMLEEARTALPDCRFVEADIRQYKPGQPLNLIYANASLQWIPDHYDLLPHLVSLLALNGVLAIQMPDNWLEPTHVAMREVALEQDYPDRGREPLPGVHAYYDILSEAGCEVDIWRTTYFHKMRSHQAIIDWVSATGLRPWLQELNESEQKRFLKRYHELLEEQYPLQENGQILLPFPRLFIVAQRQP, from the coding sequence ATGGCCGACTGGAATCCTTCTCTTTACCTGCAATACGGCGCGGAAAGAACGCGTCCTGCCGCTGAGTTGCTCGCCAGAGTTCCTCTGGATGAGGTTTCAAACATCGCCGATCTGGGCTGCGGGCCAGGAAACAGCACCGCGTTGTTGAAGCACCGCTGGCCGTCGGCACAGATTACCGGGGTCGATAACTCCCCTGCAATGCTCGAGGAAGCGCGCACCGCGTTACCCGATTGCCGTTTTGTTGAGGCCGATATCCGCCAGTACAAGCCTGGCCAGCCGCTGAATCTGATCTACGCTAACGCATCGCTACAGTGGATCCCAGACCATTACGATCTCCTGCCGCACCTTGTTTCTCTGCTGGCGCTGAATGGCGTATTGGCGATCCAGATGCCAGACAACTGGCTTGAGCCGACTCACGTAGCGATGCGCGAAGTGGCGCTTGAGCAAGACTACCCCGATCGCGGCCGGGAACCTCTGCCGGGCGTGCACGCCTATTACGACATTTTGTCGGAGGCGGGCTGTGAGGTGGATATCTGGCGGACAACCTATTTCCATAAAATGCGCTCCCACCAGGCCATCATTGACTGGGTCAGCGCCACCGGCTTGCGCCCGTGGCTTCAGGAACTGAATGAGAGCGAGCAGAAACGTTTCCTGAAACGCTACCATGAGCTCCTGGAAGAGCAGTATCCGCTCCAGGAAAACGGGCAGATACTGCTACCTTTCCCGCGGCTGTTTATTGTGGCTCAGCGTCAGCCCTGA
- a CDS encoding NUDIX domain-containing protein codes for MQSKRADVRIINGEVLSNNWYVLKKYTFDLQRRDGEWQRQQREVYDRGNGATILLYNRDKKTVILTRQFRFPVFINGHEDDLIEAAAGLLDNMDPESRIKAEAEEETGYQVSGVQKIFEAYMSPGSVTEKLYFYLAEYQPKDKTGAGGGIKAEGEDIDVLEMTLEEALRGIETGRIVDGKTIMLLYHVALKGIL; via the coding sequence GTGCAATCAAAACGTGCAGATGTGCGCATCATCAACGGTGAAGTGCTGTCAAATAACTGGTATGTCCTTAAGAAATACACCTTTGACCTGCAGCGACGTGACGGCGAATGGCAGCGACAGCAGCGGGAAGTCTATGACCGCGGGAACGGTGCGACTATCCTGCTCTACAACCGTGATAAAAAGACGGTGATCCTGACTCGCCAGTTCCGCTTCCCCGTCTTTATTAACGGTCATGAGGACGACTTAATTGAAGCCGCCGCGGGGCTGCTGGACAACATGGATCCCGAAAGCCGCATAAAAGCAGAAGCGGAAGAAGAGACGGGATACCAGGTTTCAGGCGTGCAGAAAATCTTTGAAGCCTATATGAGCCCGGGTTCCGTCACGGAAAAACTCTATTTCTATCTTGCCGAATACCAGCCGAAAGACAAAACCGGCGCAGGTGGCGGGATCAAGGCTGAAGGAGAAGATATCGACGTGCTGGAAATGACGCTTGAAGAAGCGTTACGCGGCATTGAAACGGGCAGGATTGTCGACGGGAAGACCATTATGCTCCTCTATCATGTTGCGCTGAAAGGCATTCTGTAA
- a CDS encoding DeoR/GlpR family DNA-binding transcription regulator → MLTSQRKQLILEKLGAEGQVQSKALSIIFDVSEDTIRRDLRELAAEGRLQRVHGGALPSSSAIVPFAERQSVKMDAKKKVAQKGAQLISSGQVVIVDGGTTTSELITFLPPDLRITVVTHSPSIALGLVDHPSIEVILIGGRLYKHSIVAVGAAAIEGIENIHADLFFMGVTGIHPEAGLTTGDFEEACIKRAFSGRAAETVVLASPEKINTASSFVIGDVSLANTIVVEDDTDRDWVNALSEKGVSVVLATA, encoded by the coding sequence ATGCTCACCAGTCAGCGAAAACAATTGATCCTTGAAAAGCTCGGCGCCGAGGGCCAGGTCCAGTCTAAAGCGCTCAGCATTATCTTCGATGTCTCTGAAGACACCATTCGGCGCGACTTACGCGAACTGGCGGCAGAAGGGCGTTTGCAGCGCGTTCACGGCGGCGCGCTGCCGTCGTCTTCCGCTATTGTGCCTTTTGCGGAACGTCAGTCCGTCAAAATGGATGCCAAAAAAAAGGTGGCGCAGAAGGGCGCGCAGCTGATCTCTTCGGGTCAGGTGGTGATTGTTGACGGTGGAACGACCACCTCGGAGCTGATTACCTTCTTACCGCCCGATCTGCGTATCACCGTGGTGACGCACAGCCCGAGCATTGCCCTGGGGCTTGTCGATCATCCGTCTATAGAGGTGATTCTGATTGGCGGCCGGTTGTATAAACACTCGATTGTCGCCGTCGGCGCGGCGGCCATTGAAGGCATCGAAAATATTCATGCGGATCTGTTCTTTATGGGCGTTACCGGGATCCATCCCGAAGCAGGGCTGACGACCGGCGATTTCGAAGAGGCGTGCATCAAACGTGCATTTTCCGGCAGAGCCGCCGAGACGGTCGTTCTGGCTTCGCCGGAAAAAATTAACACCGCGTCTTCGTTTGTGATTGGCGATGTATCCCTGGCGAATACCATTGTTGTCGAGGACGATACCGATCGTGACTGGGTGAACGCGCTATCGGAAAAAGGGGTATCGGTCGTGCTGGCTACGGCATGA
- a CDS encoding DUF4406 domain-containing protein has protein sequence MTQQLILIAGPYRSGTDGNQARIDENLARLERAALDIYQRGHVPVIGEWLALPLATAAGSKSLGDEIAESMLYHVAHRLITKCDAIYRIAGASKGADMDVDVARKLGLKVYTTLESIPQA, from the coding sequence ATGACACAACAGCTAATTTTAATTGCCGGGCCCTATCGAAGCGGCACTGATGGCAATCAGGCTCGTATTGATGAGAATCTTGCCCGTCTTGAACGCGCGGCCTTAGATATTTACCAGAGAGGTCACGTCCCGGTGATTGGGGAGTGGCTGGCCCTTCCGCTGGCGACGGCCGCGGGCTCGAAATCGTTGGGAGATGAGATCGCGGAATCAATGCTTTACCACGTTGCTCACCGGCTCATCACCAAATGCGATGCGATTTATCGTATTGCCGGTGCGTCTAAGGGGGCGGATATGGACGTTGACGTGGCCCGGAAACTTGGCCTTAAGGTCTATACTACGCTAGAGAGCATTCCTCAGGCTTAA
- a CDS encoding PACE efflux transporter, protein MEIELDKSYRERIFHAVIFEVTANTIIALSLAWLMNVSVLQSGSLSAISALTATAWNFLFNKLFDSLQKKHRFQRTFLVRAIHAVGFETGLIVTLIPVAMFMLDLSITEAFFVEIGLVLFFLPYTMLYNWLYDYLRWTFVGRKRSVM, encoded by the coding sequence ATGGAAATTGAATTAGATAAAAGTTATAGAGAACGAATTTTCCATGCCGTCATTTTTGAAGTAACGGCCAACACTATCATCGCATTGTCTCTGGCATGGTTGATGAACGTTTCCGTACTCCAGTCTGGCTCGTTATCCGCGATCTCCGCACTTACCGCCACCGCATGGAATTTTCTCTTCAACAAACTCTTTGACTCCCTGCAGAAAAAACACCGCTTTCAACGTACATTCCTCGTGAGAGCTATCCATGCGGTTGGCTTTGAAACAGGACTTATCGTCACCCTGATCCCCGTGGCTATGTTTATGCTGGATTTAAGCATCACAGAAGCATTTTTTGTTGAGATTGGTCTTGTGCTCTTTTTCCTGCCATACACGATGCTGTACAACTGGCTTTACGACTACCTGCGTTGGACCTTTGTGGGACGAAAACGATCCGTAATGTAG